In Xiphias gladius isolate SHS-SW01 ecotype Sanya breed wild chromosome 16, ASM1685928v1, whole genome shotgun sequence, a genomic segment contains:
- the LOC120801823 gene encoding probable phospholipid-transporting ATPase IH isoform X1, with amino-acid sequence MDFSLLRNIIRRYCEGEENWVDSRTVYIGHKEPPPGAEAYIPQRYPDNRIVSSKYTFWNFIPKNLFEQFRRIANFYFLVIFLVQLIIDTPTSPVTSGLPLFFVITVTAIKQGYEDWLRHKADCSINECPMDVVQQGKVVRTQSHKLRVGDIVMVREDETFPCDLILLSSSRHDGTCYVTTTSLDGESSHKTYYAVPDTMAFRTEQEVDSLHATIECEQPQPDLYKFVGRINIYKDKEEPVARALGAENLLLRGATLKNTQHIYAVAVYTGMETKMALNYQSKSQKRSAVEKSMNAFLIVYLCILISKAVINTVLKYAWQWSPDRDEPWYNHRTENERQRHVVIRAFTDFLAFMVLFNYIIPVSMYVTVEMQKFLGSYFITWDEEMYDEELGEGAQVNTSDLNEELGQVEYVFTDKTGTLTENNMEFIECCVDGNVYIPHAICNGQILSAASSIDMIDSSPGGYRREHEDLFFRALCLCHTVQVKEEETVDGIKRGIHQGRPTSFYISSSPDEVALVEGMKRLGYTYLRLKDNYMEILNKDDEIERFKLLHVLNFDSVRRRMSVIVKSSSGEYLLFCKGADSSIFPRVVSGKVEQVKARVEQNAIEGLRTLCVAYRRLSESEYEEACHHLTEAKLALQDREQRLAQAYDIIERDFVLLGATAVEDRLQEKAADTIESLHKAGMKVWVLTGDKMETAAATCYASKLFRRSTQILELTKKRTEEQSLHDVLFELNRTVLRQRSISGLSVDCLDFGLIIDGATLSAVLKPNQACAGHGNYREIFLEICRNCSAVLCCRMAPLQKAQIVKLIKASKEHPITLAIGDGANDVSMILEAHVGIGIMGKEGRQAARNSDYAIPKFKHLKKMLLVHGHYYYIRIAELVQYFFYKNVCFIFPQFLYQFFCGFSQQPLYDTAYLTLYNISFTSLPILLYSLFEQHVTMETLKREPSLYRDIAKNSLLRWPVFLYWTCLGVFDAVIFFFGAYFLFDNTTFTSNGQLMTTNTQMMFGNWTFGTLVFTVLVFTVTLKLALDTHHWTWINHFVIWGSLLFYVIFSLLWGGIIWPFLNYQRMYYVFMQMLSSGPAWLSIILLITVSLLPDVIKKVLCRAMCPTATERAQDHESLSWGGVAELTPLSSRRSYKGTSTESSPLHLGAVETHSLRRSDPLPQKLLAHLAEGGGADVCFFSPYVLRLSGAGFAYYAPGPETSV; translated from the exons GGCTATGAGGACTGGCTCAGACACAAAGCTGACTGCTCCATAAACGAGTGTCCGATGGACGTGGTGCAGCAGGGAAAGGTGGTGAGGACACAGAGTCACAAGCTACGG GTGGGGGACATCGTCATGGTGAGGGAGGACGAGACTTTCCCCTGTGACCTCATCCTGCTCTCCTCCAGCCGTCATGATGGCACTTGCTAtgtcaccaccaccagcctggatgGGGAGTCTAGTCACAAG ACCTATTATGCTGTACCAGATACCATGGCCTTTAGAACGGAGCAGGAGGTGGATTCGCTACATGCCACTATTGAATGTGAACAACCGCAGCCTGACCTCTACAA ATTTGTGGGACGCATCAATATTTACAAGGACAAAGAAGAGCCTGTGGCTAG AGCTCTTGGGGCTGAGAACTTGCTCCTAAGAGGAGCCACACTGAAGAACACACAGCATATTTATG CTGTTGCGGTCTACACTGGCATGGAGACAAAGATGGCACTTAATTACCAGTCTAAATCTCAAAAGCGCTCTGCTGTGGAAAA GTCGATGAATGCCTTTCTGATAGTGTATCTGTGCATCTTGATTAGTAAAGCGGTGATCAACACTGTTCTGAAATACGCTTGGCAGTGGTCCCCTGACCGAGATGAGCCCTGGTACAACCACAGAACTGAAAATGAGCGCCAGCGGCATGTG GTGATCCGAGCATTCACAGACTTCCTGGCTTTCATGGTCTTGTTTAACTACATCATCCCAGTGTCTATGTATGTGACGGTGGAGATGCAGAAATTCCTCGGCTCCTATTTCATCACCTGGGATGAGGAAATGTATGATGAGGAGCTGGGAGAGGGAGCTCAGGTCAACACTTCCGACCTGAATGAAGAGCTGGGACAG GTGGAGTATGTGTTTACTGATAAGACTGGCACTCTGACTGAGAACAACATGGAGTTTATTGAATGCTGTGTCGATGGGAACGTCTACATCCCGCATGCCATCTGCAACGGGCAGATCCTCAGCGCTGCTTCCAGTATAGACATGATTGATTCCTCACCTGGAGGATACAGGagg gAACACGAGGATCTGTTTTTCCGGGCACTCTGTCTGTGCCACACGGTgcaggtgaaggaggaggagacggtGGATGGTATTAAGAGAGGCATCCACCAGGGCAGGCCCACCTCCTTCTACATCTCCTCCTCACCGGATGAGGTGGCTTTGGTGGAGGGAATGAAAAG GCTAGGTTACACCTATCTGAGACTGAAAGACAACTACATGGAGATCCTCAACAAAGACGATGAGATTGAAAG GTTTAAGCTGCTCCATGTGCTGAACTTTGACTCTGTCAGGAGGAGAATGAGCGTCATAGTCAAGTCAAGCTCAG GAGAATACCTGCTCTTCTGCAAGGGCGCAGACTCGTCCATTTTTCCACGGGTGGTGTCTGGGAAGGTGGAGCAAGTGAAAGCCCGGGTGGAGCAGAATGCTATA GAGGGGCTGCGGACTCTGTGCGTCGCCTATCGAAGGCTGTCAGAGTCTGAATATGAGGAGGCATGTCATCACCTGACCGAAGCCAAGCTGGCCCTGCAGGACAGGGAGCAGAGGCTGGCGCAGGCCTATGACATCATCGAGAGGGACTTTGTGCTTTTGGGTGCCACAGCAGTGGAGGACAG GCTCCAGGAGAAAGCCGCAGATACCATTGAGTCACTGCACAAGGCCGGGATGAAAGTTTGGGTCCTGACGGGAGACAAGATGGAGACGGCGGCGGCTACCTGCTACGCCAGTAAGCTGTTCCGTCGAAGCACGCAGATCCTGGAGCTGACCAAGAAACGCACAGAAGAGCAGAGTCTGCATGATGTTCTGTTCGAACTAAACAGGACCGTTCTCAGACAACGCTCTATTTCTGG GTTGTCAGTAGACTGCCTCGACTTTGGTCTGATCATCGACGGGGCCACTCTGTCTGCAGTATTAAAGCCTAACCAGGCGTGTGCTGGCCACGGAAACTACAGAGAGATCTTTCTGGAGATCTGTCGCAACTGTAGCGCTGTGCTCTGCTGTCGCATGGCACCACTTCAGAAAGCACAG attGTGAAGCTAATTAAAGCTTCCAAGGAACACCCCATAACCCTCGCCATTGGCGATGGAGCCAACGATGTCAGCATGATCTTGGAAGCACATGTGGGCATTG GGATCATGGGTAAAGAAGGCCGACAGGCAGCAAGGAACAGTGACTATGCCATCCCAAAGTTTAAACACCTGAAAAAGATGTTACTTGTTCATGGCCACTACTACTACATCCGAATTGCTGAGCTTGTTCAGTACTTCTTCTACAAG AATGTATGCTTCATCTTTCCTCAGTTCCTGTATCAGTTCTTCTGTGGGTTCTCCCAACAG CCTCTGTACGACACCGCCTATTTGACGTTGTACAACATCAGCTTCACCTCACTCCCAATCCTCCTCTACAGCCTGTTTGAGCAGCATGTCACCATGGAGACACTCAAGAGGGAGCCCTCCTTGTACAG GGACATAGCGAAGAACTCCCTCCTCCGCTGGCCAGTCTTCCTGTACTGGACGTGCCTGGGTGTGTTTGATGCTGTTATCTTCTTCTTTGGTGCCTACTTTCTGTTTGACAACACCACCTTCACCAGCAATGGCCAG ctTATGACCACCAACACACAGATG ATGTTTGGGAACTGGACCTTCGGGACTCTTGTCTTCACTGTGCTGGTGTTCACCGTCACGCTCAAG cttGCCTTGGACACACACCACTGGACCTGGATCAATCACTTTGTCATCTGGGGGTCACTACTTTTCTAcgttattttctctcttctctgggGAGGCATCATTTG GCCCTTCCTCAACTACCAGAGGATGTACTATGTGTTCATGCAGATGTTGTCTAGTGGTCCGGCCTGGCTCAGCATCATCCTACTTATTACGGTCAGCTTGTTGCCAGATGTCATCAAGAAGGTCCTCTGCAGGGCCATGTGTCCCACAGCCACCGAACGTGCACAG GATCATGAGAGTCTTTCGTGGGGGGGCGTGGCCGAGTTGACTCCACTGTCCTCTCGTCGCTCCTACAAAGGCACGAGCACGGAGTCCTCTCCCCTACACCTTGGTGCCGTGGAGACACACTCGCTCCGCAGGTCTGATCCCTTGCCCCAGAAACTACTGGCCCACTTGGCAGAAGGGGGAGGGGCAGATGTGTGCTTCTTCAGCCCCTACGTGCTCCGTCTCTCCGGGGCAGGATTCGCCTACTATGCTCCAGGGCCGGAGACCTCCGTGTGA
- the LOC120801823 gene encoding probable phospholipid-transporting ATPase IH isoform X2, translating to MDFSLLRNIIRRYCEGEENWVDSRTVYIGHKEPPPGAEAYIPQRYPDNRIVSSKYTFWNFIPKNLFEQFRRIANFYFLVIFLVQLIIDTPTSPVTSGLPLFFVITVTAIKQGYEDWLRHKADCSINECPMDVVQQGKVVRTQSHKLRVGDIVMVREDETFPCDLILLSSSRHDGTCYVTTTSLDGESSHKTYYAVPDTMAFRTEQEVDSLHATIECEQPQPDLYKFVGRINIYKDKEEPVARALGAENLLLRGATLKNTQHIYAVAVYTGMETKMALNYQSKSQKRSAVEKSMNAFLIVYLCILISKAVINTVLKYAWQWSPDRDEPWYNHRTENERQRHVVIRAFTDFLAFMVLFNYIIPVSMYVTVEMQKFLGSYFITWDEEMYDEELGEGAQVNTSDLNEELGQVEYVFTDKTGTLTENNMEFIECCVDGNVYIPHAICNGQILSAASSIDMIDSSPGGYRREHEDLFFRALCLCHTVQVKEEETVDGIKRGIHQGRPTSFYISSSPDEVALVEGMKRLGYTYLRLKDNYMEILNKDDEIERFKLLHVLNFDSVRRRMSVIVKSSSGEYLLFCKGADSSIFPRVVSGKVEQVKARVEQNAIEGLRTLCVAYRRLSESEYEEACHHLTEAKLALQDREQRLAQAYDIIERDFVLLGATAVEDRLQEKAADTIESLHKAGMKVWVLTGDKMETAAATCYASKLFRRSTQILELTKKRTEEQSLHDVLFELNRTVLRQRSISGLSVDCLDFGLIIDGATLSAVLKPNQACAGHGNYREIFLEICRNCSAVLCCRMAPLQKAQIVKLIKASKEHPITLAIGDGANDVSMILEAHVGIGIMGKEGRQAARNSDYAIPKFKHLKKMLLVHGHYYYIRIAELVQYFFYKNVCFIFPQFLYQFFCGFSQQPLYDTAYLTLYNISFTSLPILLYSLFEQHVTMETLKREPSLYRDIAKNSLLRWPVFLYWTCLGVFDAVIFFFGAYFLFDNTTFTSNGQMFGNWTFGTLVFTVLVFTVTLKLALDTHHWTWINHFVIWGSLLFYVIFSLLWGGIIWPFLNYQRMYYVFMQMLSSGPAWLSIILLITVSLLPDVIKKVLCRAMCPTATERAQDHESLSWGGVAELTPLSSRRSYKGTSTESSPLHLGAVETHSLRRSDPLPQKLLAHLAEGGGADVCFFSPYVLRLSGAGFAYYAPGPETSV from the exons GGCTATGAGGACTGGCTCAGACACAAAGCTGACTGCTCCATAAACGAGTGTCCGATGGACGTGGTGCAGCAGGGAAAGGTGGTGAGGACACAGAGTCACAAGCTACGG GTGGGGGACATCGTCATGGTGAGGGAGGACGAGACTTTCCCCTGTGACCTCATCCTGCTCTCCTCCAGCCGTCATGATGGCACTTGCTAtgtcaccaccaccagcctggatgGGGAGTCTAGTCACAAG ACCTATTATGCTGTACCAGATACCATGGCCTTTAGAACGGAGCAGGAGGTGGATTCGCTACATGCCACTATTGAATGTGAACAACCGCAGCCTGACCTCTACAA ATTTGTGGGACGCATCAATATTTACAAGGACAAAGAAGAGCCTGTGGCTAG AGCTCTTGGGGCTGAGAACTTGCTCCTAAGAGGAGCCACACTGAAGAACACACAGCATATTTATG CTGTTGCGGTCTACACTGGCATGGAGACAAAGATGGCACTTAATTACCAGTCTAAATCTCAAAAGCGCTCTGCTGTGGAAAA GTCGATGAATGCCTTTCTGATAGTGTATCTGTGCATCTTGATTAGTAAAGCGGTGATCAACACTGTTCTGAAATACGCTTGGCAGTGGTCCCCTGACCGAGATGAGCCCTGGTACAACCACAGAACTGAAAATGAGCGCCAGCGGCATGTG GTGATCCGAGCATTCACAGACTTCCTGGCTTTCATGGTCTTGTTTAACTACATCATCCCAGTGTCTATGTATGTGACGGTGGAGATGCAGAAATTCCTCGGCTCCTATTTCATCACCTGGGATGAGGAAATGTATGATGAGGAGCTGGGAGAGGGAGCTCAGGTCAACACTTCCGACCTGAATGAAGAGCTGGGACAG GTGGAGTATGTGTTTACTGATAAGACTGGCACTCTGACTGAGAACAACATGGAGTTTATTGAATGCTGTGTCGATGGGAACGTCTACATCCCGCATGCCATCTGCAACGGGCAGATCCTCAGCGCTGCTTCCAGTATAGACATGATTGATTCCTCACCTGGAGGATACAGGagg gAACACGAGGATCTGTTTTTCCGGGCACTCTGTCTGTGCCACACGGTgcaggtgaaggaggaggagacggtGGATGGTATTAAGAGAGGCATCCACCAGGGCAGGCCCACCTCCTTCTACATCTCCTCCTCACCGGATGAGGTGGCTTTGGTGGAGGGAATGAAAAG GCTAGGTTACACCTATCTGAGACTGAAAGACAACTACATGGAGATCCTCAACAAAGACGATGAGATTGAAAG GTTTAAGCTGCTCCATGTGCTGAACTTTGACTCTGTCAGGAGGAGAATGAGCGTCATAGTCAAGTCAAGCTCAG GAGAATACCTGCTCTTCTGCAAGGGCGCAGACTCGTCCATTTTTCCACGGGTGGTGTCTGGGAAGGTGGAGCAAGTGAAAGCCCGGGTGGAGCAGAATGCTATA GAGGGGCTGCGGACTCTGTGCGTCGCCTATCGAAGGCTGTCAGAGTCTGAATATGAGGAGGCATGTCATCACCTGACCGAAGCCAAGCTGGCCCTGCAGGACAGGGAGCAGAGGCTGGCGCAGGCCTATGACATCATCGAGAGGGACTTTGTGCTTTTGGGTGCCACAGCAGTGGAGGACAG GCTCCAGGAGAAAGCCGCAGATACCATTGAGTCACTGCACAAGGCCGGGATGAAAGTTTGGGTCCTGACGGGAGACAAGATGGAGACGGCGGCGGCTACCTGCTACGCCAGTAAGCTGTTCCGTCGAAGCACGCAGATCCTGGAGCTGACCAAGAAACGCACAGAAGAGCAGAGTCTGCATGATGTTCTGTTCGAACTAAACAGGACCGTTCTCAGACAACGCTCTATTTCTGG GTTGTCAGTAGACTGCCTCGACTTTGGTCTGATCATCGACGGGGCCACTCTGTCTGCAGTATTAAAGCCTAACCAGGCGTGTGCTGGCCACGGAAACTACAGAGAGATCTTTCTGGAGATCTGTCGCAACTGTAGCGCTGTGCTCTGCTGTCGCATGGCACCACTTCAGAAAGCACAG attGTGAAGCTAATTAAAGCTTCCAAGGAACACCCCATAACCCTCGCCATTGGCGATGGAGCCAACGATGTCAGCATGATCTTGGAAGCACATGTGGGCATTG GGATCATGGGTAAAGAAGGCCGACAGGCAGCAAGGAACAGTGACTATGCCATCCCAAAGTTTAAACACCTGAAAAAGATGTTACTTGTTCATGGCCACTACTACTACATCCGAATTGCTGAGCTTGTTCAGTACTTCTTCTACAAG AATGTATGCTTCATCTTTCCTCAGTTCCTGTATCAGTTCTTCTGTGGGTTCTCCCAACAG CCTCTGTACGACACCGCCTATTTGACGTTGTACAACATCAGCTTCACCTCACTCCCAATCCTCCTCTACAGCCTGTTTGAGCAGCATGTCACCATGGAGACACTCAAGAGGGAGCCCTCCTTGTACAG GGACATAGCGAAGAACTCCCTCCTCCGCTGGCCAGTCTTCCTGTACTGGACGTGCCTGGGTGTGTTTGATGCTGTTATCTTCTTCTTTGGTGCCTACTTTCTGTTTGACAACACCACCTTCACCAGCAATGGCCAG ATGTTTGGGAACTGGACCTTCGGGACTCTTGTCTTCACTGTGCTGGTGTTCACCGTCACGCTCAAG cttGCCTTGGACACACACCACTGGACCTGGATCAATCACTTTGTCATCTGGGGGTCACTACTTTTCTAcgttattttctctcttctctgggGAGGCATCATTTG GCCCTTCCTCAACTACCAGAGGATGTACTATGTGTTCATGCAGATGTTGTCTAGTGGTCCGGCCTGGCTCAGCATCATCCTACTTATTACGGTCAGCTTGTTGCCAGATGTCATCAAGAAGGTCCTCTGCAGGGCCATGTGTCCCACAGCCACCGAACGTGCACAG GATCATGAGAGTCTTTCGTGGGGGGGCGTGGCCGAGTTGACTCCACTGTCCTCTCGTCGCTCCTACAAAGGCACGAGCACGGAGTCCTCTCCCCTACACCTTGGTGCCGTGGAGACACACTCGCTCCGCAGGTCTGATCCCTTGCCCCAGAAACTACTGGCCCACTTGGCAGAAGGGGGAGGGGCAGATGTGTGCTTCTTCAGCCCCTACGTGCTCCGTCTCTCCGGGGCAGGATTCGCCTACTATGCTCCAGGGCCGGAGACCTCCGTGTGA
- the LOC120801823 gene encoding probable phospholipid-transporting ATPase IH isoform X3, translating into MDFSLLRNIIRRYCEGEENWVDSRTVYIGHKEPPPGAEAYIPQRYPDNRIVSSKYTFWNFIPKNLFEQFRRIANFYFLVIFLVQLIIDTPTSPVTSGLPLFFVITVTAIKQGYEDWLRHKADCSINECPMDVVQQGKVVRTQSHKLRVGDIVMVREDETFPCDLILLSSSRHDGTCYVTTTSLDGESSHKTYYAVPDTMAFRTEQEVDSLHATIECEQPQPDLYKFVGRINIYKDKEEPVARALGAENLLLRGATLKNTQHIYAVAVYTGMETKMALNYQSKSQKRSAVEKSMNAFLIVYLCILISKAVINTVLKYAWQWSPDRDEPWYNHRTENERQRHVVIRAFTDFLAFMVLFNYIIPVSMYVTVEMQKFLGSYFITWDEEMYDEELGEGAQVNTSDLNEELGQVEYVFTDKTGTLTENNMEFIECCVDGNVYIPHAICNGQILSAASSIDMIDSSPGGYRREHEDLFFRALCLCHTVQVKEEETVDGIKRGIHQGRPTSFYISSSPDEVALVEGMKRLGYTYLRLKDNYMEILNKDDEIERFKLLHVLNFDSVRRRMSVIVKSSSGEYLLFCKGADSSIFPRVVSGKVEQVKARVEQNAIEGLRTLCVAYRRLSESEYEEACHHLTEAKLALQDREQRLAQAYDIIERDFVLLGATAVEDRLQEKAADTIESLHKAGMKVWVLTGDKMETAAATCYASKLFRRSTQILELTKKRTEEQSLHDVLFELNRTVLRQRSISGLSVDCLDFGLIIDGATLSAVLKPNQACAGHGNYREIFLEICRNCSAVLCCRMAPLQKAQIVKLIKASKEHPITLAIGDGANDVSMILEAHVGIGIMGKEGRQAARNSDYAIPKFKHLKKMLLVHGHYYYIRIAELVQYFFYKNVCFIFPQFLYQFFCGFSQQPLYDTAYLTLYNISFTSLPILLYSLFEQHVTMETLKREPSLYRDIAKNSLLRWPVFLYWTCLGVFDAVIFFFGAYFLFDNTTFTSNGQLMTTNTQMMFGNWTFGTLVFTVLVFTVTLKLALDTHHWTWINHFVIWGSLLFYVIFSLLWGGIIWPFLNYQRMYYVFMQMLSSGPAWLSIILLITVSLLPDVIKKVLCRAMCPTATERAQKVRTAGALEGCVAPGPAGGGGGNEQEPLHPDRTCEGDSGEKAARTYDSMMSHSHSTPLSKP; encoded by the exons GGCTATGAGGACTGGCTCAGACACAAAGCTGACTGCTCCATAAACGAGTGTCCGATGGACGTGGTGCAGCAGGGAAAGGTGGTGAGGACACAGAGTCACAAGCTACGG GTGGGGGACATCGTCATGGTGAGGGAGGACGAGACTTTCCCCTGTGACCTCATCCTGCTCTCCTCCAGCCGTCATGATGGCACTTGCTAtgtcaccaccaccagcctggatgGGGAGTCTAGTCACAAG ACCTATTATGCTGTACCAGATACCATGGCCTTTAGAACGGAGCAGGAGGTGGATTCGCTACATGCCACTATTGAATGTGAACAACCGCAGCCTGACCTCTACAA ATTTGTGGGACGCATCAATATTTACAAGGACAAAGAAGAGCCTGTGGCTAG AGCTCTTGGGGCTGAGAACTTGCTCCTAAGAGGAGCCACACTGAAGAACACACAGCATATTTATG CTGTTGCGGTCTACACTGGCATGGAGACAAAGATGGCACTTAATTACCAGTCTAAATCTCAAAAGCGCTCTGCTGTGGAAAA GTCGATGAATGCCTTTCTGATAGTGTATCTGTGCATCTTGATTAGTAAAGCGGTGATCAACACTGTTCTGAAATACGCTTGGCAGTGGTCCCCTGACCGAGATGAGCCCTGGTACAACCACAGAACTGAAAATGAGCGCCAGCGGCATGTG GTGATCCGAGCATTCACAGACTTCCTGGCTTTCATGGTCTTGTTTAACTACATCATCCCAGTGTCTATGTATGTGACGGTGGAGATGCAGAAATTCCTCGGCTCCTATTTCATCACCTGGGATGAGGAAATGTATGATGAGGAGCTGGGAGAGGGAGCTCAGGTCAACACTTCCGACCTGAATGAAGAGCTGGGACAG GTGGAGTATGTGTTTACTGATAAGACTGGCACTCTGACTGAGAACAACATGGAGTTTATTGAATGCTGTGTCGATGGGAACGTCTACATCCCGCATGCCATCTGCAACGGGCAGATCCTCAGCGCTGCTTCCAGTATAGACATGATTGATTCCTCACCTGGAGGATACAGGagg gAACACGAGGATCTGTTTTTCCGGGCACTCTGTCTGTGCCACACGGTgcaggtgaaggaggaggagacggtGGATGGTATTAAGAGAGGCATCCACCAGGGCAGGCCCACCTCCTTCTACATCTCCTCCTCACCGGATGAGGTGGCTTTGGTGGAGGGAATGAAAAG GCTAGGTTACACCTATCTGAGACTGAAAGACAACTACATGGAGATCCTCAACAAAGACGATGAGATTGAAAG GTTTAAGCTGCTCCATGTGCTGAACTTTGACTCTGTCAGGAGGAGAATGAGCGTCATAGTCAAGTCAAGCTCAG GAGAATACCTGCTCTTCTGCAAGGGCGCAGACTCGTCCATTTTTCCACGGGTGGTGTCTGGGAAGGTGGAGCAAGTGAAAGCCCGGGTGGAGCAGAATGCTATA GAGGGGCTGCGGACTCTGTGCGTCGCCTATCGAAGGCTGTCAGAGTCTGAATATGAGGAGGCATGTCATCACCTGACCGAAGCCAAGCTGGCCCTGCAGGACAGGGAGCAGAGGCTGGCGCAGGCCTATGACATCATCGAGAGGGACTTTGTGCTTTTGGGTGCCACAGCAGTGGAGGACAG GCTCCAGGAGAAAGCCGCAGATACCATTGAGTCACTGCACAAGGCCGGGATGAAAGTTTGGGTCCTGACGGGAGACAAGATGGAGACGGCGGCGGCTACCTGCTACGCCAGTAAGCTGTTCCGTCGAAGCACGCAGATCCTGGAGCTGACCAAGAAACGCACAGAAGAGCAGAGTCTGCATGATGTTCTGTTCGAACTAAACAGGACCGTTCTCAGACAACGCTCTATTTCTGG GTTGTCAGTAGACTGCCTCGACTTTGGTCTGATCATCGACGGGGCCACTCTGTCTGCAGTATTAAAGCCTAACCAGGCGTGTGCTGGCCACGGAAACTACAGAGAGATCTTTCTGGAGATCTGTCGCAACTGTAGCGCTGTGCTCTGCTGTCGCATGGCACCACTTCAGAAAGCACAG attGTGAAGCTAATTAAAGCTTCCAAGGAACACCCCATAACCCTCGCCATTGGCGATGGAGCCAACGATGTCAGCATGATCTTGGAAGCACATGTGGGCATTG GGATCATGGGTAAAGAAGGCCGACAGGCAGCAAGGAACAGTGACTATGCCATCCCAAAGTTTAAACACCTGAAAAAGATGTTACTTGTTCATGGCCACTACTACTACATCCGAATTGCTGAGCTTGTTCAGTACTTCTTCTACAAG AATGTATGCTTCATCTTTCCTCAGTTCCTGTATCAGTTCTTCTGTGGGTTCTCCCAACAG CCTCTGTACGACACCGCCTATTTGACGTTGTACAACATCAGCTTCACCTCACTCCCAATCCTCCTCTACAGCCTGTTTGAGCAGCATGTCACCATGGAGACACTCAAGAGGGAGCCCTCCTTGTACAG GGACATAGCGAAGAACTCCCTCCTCCGCTGGCCAGTCTTCCTGTACTGGACGTGCCTGGGTGTGTTTGATGCTGTTATCTTCTTCTTTGGTGCCTACTTTCTGTTTGACAACACCACCTTCACCAGCAATGGCCAG ctTATGACCACCAACACACAGATG ATGTTTGGGAACTGGACCTTCGGGACTCTTGTCTTCACTGTGCTGGTGTTCACCGTCACGCTCAAG cttGCCTTGGACACACACCACTGGACCTGGATCAATCACTTTGTCATCTGGGGGTCACTACTTTTCTAcgttattttctctcttctctgggGAGGCATCATTTG GCCCTTCCTCAACTACCAGAGGATGTACTATGTGTTCATGCAGATGTTGTCTAGTGGTCCGGCCTGGCTCAGCATCATCCTACTTATTACGGTCAGCTTGTTGCCAGATGTCATCAAGAAGGTCCTCTGCAGGGCCATGTGTCCCACAGCCACCGAACGTGCACAG AAGGTAAGGACAGCGGGGGCCCTGGAGGGCTGTGTGGCTCCTGGTCCCGCTGGTGGAGGGGGAGGCAATGAACAGGAACCGCTCCACCCTGATAGGACCTGTGAGGGAGACAGTGGAGAAAAAGCTGCTAGGACCTATGACTCCATGATGTCACACAGCCACAGCACCCCGCTCAGCAAACCCTAG